A genomic segment from Burkholderia plantarii encodes:
- a CDS encoding DUF2891 domain-containing protein, whose translation MSSSLTRELADQFSRLTLGHVTREYPCSPGHVWSGPDDSGTPRQLHPVFFGSFDWHSCVHGYWLLARLLCEFPDLDAGPRIRELFDASLTAPKVARECEYFGDPLRQNFERPYGWAWLLKLSAALGAHHDSGWAQALAPLARLIRERFEEFLAKATYPNRAGTHHNTAFAVRLALDYADAVGDAAFRTQLAAAAKRWYGDDADCPAWGEPSLDDFLSPCLMEAECMRRTLDAGEFAAWFERFLPRLAASQPSCLFTPAVVSDHADGRITHLNGLNLSRAWCFRSLASALPPDDARARLMREAASRHGAAALPHVSGNYMAEHWLATYAVLMLTGDDVAGA comes from the coding sequence ATGTCTTCCAGTTTGACCCGTGAGCTTGCCGATCAATTCTCCCGCCTGACGCTTGGCCACGTCACGCGCGAATACCCTTGCAGTCCGGGCCACGTATGGTCGGGGCCGGACGACAGCGGTACGCCGCGGCAGCTTCATCCGGTGTTCTTCGGCAGCTTCGACTGGCACTCGTGCGTGCATGGCTACTGGCTGCTTGCCCGGCTGCTGTGCGAGTTTCCCGACCTTGATGCCGGGCCGCGCATTCGTGAGCTGTTCGATGCCTCGCTGACGGCCCCGAAGGTCGCACGGGAATGCGAGTACTTCGGCGACCCGCTGAGGCAAAACTTCGAGCGGCCTTATGGCTGGGCGTGGTTGCTCAAGCTTTCCGCGGCACTCGGCGCGCACCACGATTCCGGCTGGGCGCAGGCGCTGGCGCCGTTGGCGCGGTTGATCCGGGAGCGTTTCGAGGAGTTCCTGGCCAAGGCCACCTACCCGAACCGGGCCGGAACGCATCACAACACGGCGTTCGCCGTCCGGCTCGCGCTCGATTATGCGGACGCCGTCGGCGATGCCGCGTTCAGGACCCAGCTGGCTGCGGCGGCGAAGCGGTGGTATGGCGACGATGCGGACTGTCCGGCATGGGGCGAGCCGAGCCTCGACGATTTCCTTTCCCCCTGCCTGATGGAGGCCGAATGCATGCGGCGCACCCTGGACGCCGGAGAATTCGCCGCCTGGTTCGAGCGGTTCCTGCCACGTCTGGCGGCAAGCCAGCCATCGTGCCTGTTCACCCCTGCCGTCGTGAGCGACCACGCCGATGGCCGCATCACCCATCTCAACGGACTGAACCTGAGCCGGGCCTGGTGCTTTCGATCGCTCGCGAGCGCGCTGCCCCCGGACGACGCGCGCGCGCGGCTGATGCGCGAAGCGGCGAGCCGGCATGGGGCTGCCGCGTTGCCGCACGTCAGCGGCAACTACATGGCGGAGCATTGGCTCGCCACCTACGCGGTGTTGATGCTTACTGGCGATGACGTAGCCGGCGCTTGA
- a CDS encoding phosphotransferase enzyme family protein, with the protein MVTEIIHGVNHTFRINHDEVIYYAKLYSHDQTIEHIKLTHKLLLEFNDTERASVSKPLIARDGASFRWIRVNSQLRLLSIYSEAKGTAVALTEKEMCIVGRAVAEIHEQLSWSGARASSLDIPHIIDVSLDFIVKSDIPDDFKIFLTERSKNYVRSVENKHLECGIIHGDLDILNIRLHGNGCSFFDFEMLFNGPLLFDIAAILLSIFSNESSCENSRPLVLSILRSYQDYKALGATEVAVLPSAVFAKCIRSIAFLSRNCLIPPAMWPTVFIRTSEVLERMNKTLLNL; encoded by the coding sequence ATGGTTACCGAAATAATTCACGGCGTTAACCACACATTTCGGATTAACCATGACGAGGTAATTTACTATGCCAAATTATATTCACACGATCAAACCATCGAGCACATTAAACTGACTCACAAACTACTGCTTGAGTTTAACGATACAGAGCGAGCATCCGTTAGCAAGCCACTTATTGCTCGCGATGGCGCCTCATTCCGCTGGATTCGCGTTAATTCACAGCTTCGCCTATTGAGTATATACAGTGAGGCGAAGGGCACGGCTGTCGCATTAACCGAAAAAGAGATGTGTATTGTCGGACGAGCGGTTGCCGAAATTCATGAGCAACTCTCCTGGTCTGGCGCAAGGGCGTCCAGCCTTGATATCCCCCACATCATAGATGTGTCGCTTGATTTTATTGTCAAATCCGACATACCTGATGATTTTAAAATTTTCCTTACGGAAAGGTCAAAAAATTATGTCAGATCCGTTGAAAATAAGCACCTTGAGTGCGGGATAATCCACGGGGATCTGGATATTCTAAATATCCGTCTCCACGGAAATGGATGTTCTTTTTTTGATTTTGAGATGCTTTTTAACGGCCCGCTATTGTTCGATATCGCAGCCATTCTGCTTTCAATATTCTCAAATGAAAGCAGCTGCGAAAACTCAAGGCCCCTAGTGCTGAGCATTCTTCGCAGCTATCAAGATTACAAAGCGTTGGGTGCCACCGAGGTTGCAGTTCTGCCAAGCGCCGTGTTTGCAAAGTGCATACGATCGATTGCATTTCTTTCTAGGAATTGCCTCATCCCGCCTGCGATGTGGCCGACAGTTTTTATTCGAACAAGCGAAGTATTGGAAAGAATGAATAAAACATTGCTCAATTTATAA